The nucleotide window AACGCGCGATGCGGCGTGACCGACGCAGCGTCGAGCTCGGCGTCGAGCGCGGCGAGCTCGCCCTGCGCGCTCTGCAGGCCGTTGGCGTCGCGGATGATGCCGACCTTCTCCCACATCAGCTCGTACAGGGCTTCGCGCACGGCTTCAACGTTCACTGATTTCTTGTTTTTGAACGGCAATTCGCAGGCGGCGACAGCGGCATCGATGGCCGCCCGATCGGGCTCGCGATGCGCCTGGTTGCGCACCCAGGCCGCCATCGAATCGCCGGCCACCGCGCCGAACACCGTGGAGTTGGCGACGCCGTTGCCGCCCAGCCGGTTGGCGCCGTGCACACCGCCCGAGTCTTCGCCGGCGACGAACAGGCCCGGCAGCACGGTGGTGCAGTCGGGCGCGAACTCCACGCCGCCCATCATGTAGTGCGCGGTGGGCACGACTTCCACCAGCCCGCCGGCGAGGTCGAAGCCACAGTCGGCGCAGCGCTCGACCATGCCCTTGAACTGCCGCGTCACTTCCGCCGGGCCGAGGTGCGCCATCGAGATATAGAGCCCGCCGTGCGGCGTCGCGCTTTTCTTCAGCTCCGAGAACATCGCGCGCGACACCACATCGCGCGTCGCGCGCTCGGCCTTCGGGTCGTAGCGCGGCATGAAGCGCTCCTTCGCCCCGTTCAGCAGGTAGCCGCCCGAACCCCGAAGCCCTTCCTCGAGGACGGTGCCGGTCATGCGCGTGTGCGTGCCGGCGAGGAGACCGGTGGGATGGAACTGCACCATCTCCATGTCGCGCAGCGCGAGGCCGGCGCGCATCGCCATGGCGAGGCCGTCGCAGGTCTTGTCGCCGGAGGGGGTGTGGTACTTGTACATCGTCGGGCCGCCGCCGGTCGCGAGCAGCACCGCCTTCGCGCGCACGAACACGTACTCGCCGGTGCGCATGTCGATGAAGAGAACGCCGGAAATGCTGTTCTGGTCTTTTGCTTTGATGAGCTCGACCGCGCGGTGCTCCTCGAGGCGATGGATGCGTCGCGACCAGACCTGCTCGGCCAGGCGGTTGATGATCTCGATGCCGGTCAGGTCGCCCTTGTG belongs to Terriglobales bacterium and includes:
- a CDS encoding FAD-binding protein, whose translation is MQELSSDILILGSGGAGLFAALHAHQAGLRAATPLSITVAVKGLLGKCGCTRMVQGGYNVALAKEDSVERHFMDTIVGGAWLSDQELAWKLVTLAIERIRELENELGCFFDRNPDGTVHQKAFAGQTFDRTVHKGDLTGIEIINRLAEQVWSRRIHRLEEHRAVELIKAKDQNSISGVLFIDMRTGEYVFVRAKAVLLATGGGPTMYKYHTPSGDKTCDGLAMAMRAGLALRDMEMVQFHPTGLLAGTHTRMTGTVLEEGLRGSGGYLLNGAKERFMPRYDPKAERATRDVVSRAMFSELKKSATPHGGLYISMAHLGPAEVTRQFKGMVERCADCGFDLAGGLVEVVPTAHYMMGGVEFAPDCTTVLPGLFVAGEDSGGVHGANRLGGNGVANSTVFGAVAGDSMAAWVRNQAHREPDRAAIDAAVAACELPFKNKKSVNVEAVREALYELMWEKVGIIRDANGLQSAQGELAALDAELDAASVTPHRA